Proteins found in one Numida meleagris isolate 19003 breed g44 Domestic line chromosome 25, NumMel1.0, whole genome shotgun sequence genomic segment:
- the PLEKHA6 gene encoding pleckstrin homology domain-containing family A member 6 isoform X5 — protein sequence MSSKAGSKRLANSSSSSEPSNHTMVTEVASERPGGRVRAQVQASRSSRKGIAFGKRSNSMKRNPNAAVTKSGWLYKQASSGVKQWNKRWFVLVDRCLFYYKDEKEESILGSIPLLSFRVAAVQPSDNISRKHTFKVTVCWVEEVPASNEQSLSPQAEHAGIRTYFFSAENTEEQESWIQAMGEAARVQIPPTQRHEKTDSENIPPSKHHHHHHRNAAHREHPKADPDAKTRGEGDGRGSEKLERKPERMESKKEPLAKANGVAGQDVPSEPGSPYPEAPRVPASTERPPQPNGWPYASPSRPGSTAYPPPDGESAAHRRSFAPRTNPEKIAQRKSSMTQLQQWVNLRRGNVPPEELRSPTRFYPVSRRVPDYYPPYSPQYPEDHQYYPPGVRPDSICSMPAYERVSPPWALDDKRHSFRNGGPYQLREWKEHPGFARQDVPVWLPGRQSTYFDEVDAASGSLRRMSLQPRSRSVPRSPSQGSYGHTRVYSPVRSPSARFERLPPRGEEIYADPSTFMMRRSISSPKYDFLGDRRPIPAGMYPYHYPASPTVHDKMDELLDLQLQRNLEYLDQQMSESETLISMVNRMVESSSPRAQLYMQVTTPFPEAYRETLHAYKISEQDTDKLLGKLCEQNKVLREQERLVQQLRAEKESLESALMGTHQELEMFGSQPAYPEKLLHKKESLQNQLINIRVELSQASTALANSTAEYETLESEVSALHDDLWEQLNLDLQNEMLNRQIQKEIWRIQDVMEGLRKNNPSRGTDTAKHRVAIGPSGTYSSNSPASPLSSASLTSPLSPFSLISGSQGSPTKPGPSEPKPSLEQSKKETQRAAAPCPTAEGLQSRQEQEAEKQAALNKVGIVPPRTKSPTEEEVVPTTGMLRRNGNGMANGLGSRERPKSAVFANDTKVKMSVEEQIDRMKRHQSGSMKEKRRSLQLPGSQQPDTPGTKAPASYKVVRRHRSIHEVDISDLEAALRSDDPSKVHETPREEIARLRKMELEPQHYDVDINKELSTPDKVLIPERYIELEPDTPLSPEEMKEKQKKVERIKTLIAKSSLQNVIPLGEGEVDAPQDPETQLQEQEKRIEISCALAAEASRRGRMLSAQCATPSPPTSPASPTPPTNPLSSEPSRVADCSHFMRV from the exons ATGTCAagcaaagcaggcagcaagcGCCTGGcgaacagcagcagcagcagcgagccCTCCAACCACACCATGGTGACGGAGGTGGCCTCGGAGCGGCCCGGAGGCCGGGTGCGTGCGCAGGTCCAG GCGTCGCGCTCCTCCCGCAAGGGCATCGCCTTCGGGAAGCGCTCCAACTCCATGAAGAGAAACCCCAACGCCGCCGTCACCAAAAGCGGCTGGCTCTACAAGCAG GCCAGCTCGGGGGTGAAGCAGTGGAACAAGCGCTGGTTTGTGCTGGTGGACCGCTGCCTCTTCTACTACAAAG ATGAGAAGGAGGAGAGCATCCTGGGCAGCATCCCCCTGCTCAGCTTCCGCGTGGCGGCCGTGCAGCCCTCTGACAACATCAGCAGGAAGCACACCTTTAAG GTGACGGTGTGCTGGGTGGAGGAGGTGCCGGCGAGTAACGAGCAGTCCCTGTCTCCCCAGGCCGAGCACGCCGGCATCCGGACGTACTTCTTCAGCGCTGAGAACACAGAGGAGCAGGAGTCCTGGATCCAAGCCATGGGCGAAGCTGCCCGGGTGCAGATCCCCCCGACCCAGAG ACACGAGAAGACGGACTCTGAGAACATCCCCCCCAgcaaacaccaccaccaccaccaccgtAACGCCGCACACCGCGAGCACCCCAAAGCCGACCCCGACGCCAAGACCCGGGGCGAAGGCGACGGCCGTGGCTCAGAGAAACTCGAGAGGAAACCAGAGAGGATGGAGAGCAAGAAGGAACCCTTGGCCAAAGCCAACGGCGTCGCCGGGCAGGATGTACCCTCCGAACCCGGCAGCCCTTACCCCGAAGCACCGCGGGTGCCGGCGAGCACAGAGCGGCCGCCCCAACCCAATGGTTGGCCCTACGCGTCCCCCAGCCGCCCCGGCAGCACCGCGTACCCCCCACCCGATGGGGAGAGCGCTGCCCACCGCCGCAGCTTCGCCCCCCGCACCAACCCCGAGAAGATCGCGCAGCGCAAGAGCTCCATGAcgcagctgcagcagtgggtgAACCTGCGCCGGGGCAACGTGCCCCCCGAGGAGCTGCGCAG ccccaccAGGTTTTACCCCGTGTCTCGCCGCGTGCCCGACTACTACCCCCCCTACTCACCCCAGTACCCCGAGGACCACCAGTACTACCCACCCGGCGTGCGCCCCGACAGCATCTGCTCCATGCCCGCCTACGAGCGGGTCAGCCCTCCGTGGGCGCTGGACGACAAGCGGCATTCCTTCCGCAACGGGGGTCCCTACCAGCTCCGGGAATGGAAGGAACACCCCGGATTCGCCCGGCAGGATGTCCCGGTCTGGCTCCCTGGTAGGCAATCGACTTATTTCGACGAGGTGGATGCTGCCTCGGGATCGTTGCGGAGGATGTCGCTGCAGCCCCGCTCCCGCTCCGTGCCCCGCTCGCCCAGCCAAGGATCCTACGGCCACACGCGGGTGTACTCCCCGGTGCGCTCGCCCAGCGCCCGCTTCGAGCGGCTGCCGCCCCGCGGAGAGGAGATTTATGCCGACCCCAGCACCTTCATGATGAGGAGATCCATCAGTTCTCCCAAG TATGACTTCCTGGGCGACAGGAGGCCCATCCCTGCAGGAATGTACCCCTACCACTACCCGGCATCCCCCACGGTCCACGACAAGATG GATGAACTTTTAGACCTTCAGTTGCAAAGAAACCTAGAGTATTTGGACCAGCAG ATGAGCGAGAGCGAAACCCTGATCAGTATGGTGAACAGGATGGTGGAGAGCTCCTCCCCTAGGGCTCAGCTCTACATGCAA GTGACGACGCCCTTCCCAGAAGCCTACAGGGAGACCCTGCACGCCTACAAGATAAGCGAGCAAGACACTGAT AAGCTGCTGGGGAAGCTCTGCGAGCAGAACAAAGTGCTGCGGGAGCAGGAGAGGCTGGTGCAGCAGCTCCGAGCAGAGAAG GAGAGTCTGGAGAGCGCCCTGATGGGGACGCACCAGGAACTGGAGATGTTCGGGAGCCAACCCGCCTACCCCGAGAAGCTGCTGCACAAGAAGGAGTCGCTGCAGAACCAGCTCATCAACATCCGCGTGGAGCTGTCGCAGGCCAGCACG GCCTTGGCCAACAGCACAGCTGAGTACGAGACCCTGGAGAGCGAGGTGTCCGCCCTGCACGACGACCTCTGGGAGCAGCTGAACCTGGACCTCCAG AATGAAATGCTCAACCGGCAGATCCAGAAGGAGATCTGGCGGATCCAGGACGTGATGGAGGGGCTGAGGAAGAACAACCCGTCCCGTGGCACCGACACCGCCAAGCATAGAG tgGCCATCGGCCCCTCGGGCACGTACAGCTCCAACAGCCCCGCCAGCCcgctgagctctgccagcctcACCAGCCCCCTGAGCCCCTTCTCCCTCATCTCTGGCTCCCAGGGCTCACCCACCAAGCCGGGTCCCAGCGAG CCCAAACCAAGCTTGGAGCAAAGCAAGAAGGAGACGCAGCGAGCGGctgccccctgccccactgctgaggggctgcagagccggcaggagcaggaggcagagaagcaaGCTGCCCTCAACAAAG tgGGCATTGTGCCGCCCCGAACCAAGTCCCCAacagaggaggaggtggtgcCCACGACGGGGATGCTGAGGAGGAATGGCAACGGCATGGCCAACGGGCTGGGCTCCCGG GAGAGGCCGAAGAGCGCCGTGTTTGCCAATGACACGAAGGTGAAGATGAGCGTGGAGGAGCAGATTGACCGCATGAAACGCCACCAGAGCGGCTCCATGAAGGAGAAGCGGcgcagcctgcagctgcccgGCAGCCAGCAGCCCGACACCCCCGGCACGAAGGCACCCGCATCCTACAAAGTG GTGCGCCGGCACCGCAGCATCCATGAGGTGGACATCTCCGACCTGGAGGCAGCGCTGCGCTCCGATGACCCCAGCAAGGTGCACGAGACGCCCCGGGAGGAGATCGCCCGGCTGCGCAAAATGGAGCTGGAGCCACAGCACTACGACGTGGACATCAACAAGGAG CTGTCCACGCCGGACAAAGTCCTCATCCCCGAGCGGTACATCGAGCTGGAGCCCGACACGCCACTCAGCCCCGAAGAGATGAAGGAGAAGCAAAAGAAGGTGGAAAGGATAAAGACCCTCATTGCCAAGTCCAG CCTGCAGAACGTCATCCCCCTGGGTGAGGGGGAGGTGGATGCCCCCCAGGACCCTGAAAcgcagctgcaggagcaggagaagaGGATAGAGATCTCATGTGCACTGGCTGCCGAGGCATCCCGCCGGGGCCGCATGCTCTCGG CTCAATGCGCTACCCCAAgccctcccacctccccagcCTCCCCGACTCCACCGACCAACCCCCTCTCGTCTGAACCATCCCGGGTCGCCGACTGCAGCCATTTTATGCGTGTCTGA
- the PLEKHA6 gene encoding pleckstrin homology domain-containing family A member 6 isoform X3: MSSKAGSKRLANSSSSSEPSNHTMVTEVASERPGGRVRAQVQVPQRVTTEQPGSRAPTRALSASSPPLQASRSSRKGIAFGKRSNSMKRNPNAAVTKSGWLYKQASSGVKQWNKRWFVLVDRCLFYYKDEKEESILGSIPLLSFRVAAVQPSDNISRKHTFKAEHAGIRTYFFSAENTEEQESWIQAMGEAARVQIPPTQRHEKTDSENIPPSKHHHHHHRNAAHREHPKADPDAKTRGEGDGRGSEKLERKPERMESKKEPLAKANGVAGQDVPSEPGSPYPEAPRVPASTERPPQPNGWPYASPSRPGSTAYPPPDGESAAHRRSFAPRTNPEKIAQRKSSMTQLQQWVNLRRGNVPPEELRSPTRFYPVSRRVPDYYPPYSPQYPEDHQYYPPGVRPDSICSMPAYERVSPPWALDDKRHSFRNGGPYQLREWKEHPGFARQDVPVWLPGRQSTYFDEVDAASGSLRRMSLQPRSRSVPRSPSQGSYGHTRVYSPVRSPSARFERLPPRGEEIYADPSTFMMRRSISSPKYDFLGDRRPIPAGMYPYHYPASPTVHDKMDELLDLQLQRNLEYLDQQMSESETLISMVNRMVESSSPRAQLYMQVTTPFPEAYRETLHAYKISEQDTDKLLGKLCEQNKVLREQERLVQQLRAEKESLESALMGTHQELEMFGSQPAYPEKLLHKKESLQNQLINIRVELSQASTALANSTAEYETLESEVSALHDDLWEQLNLDLQNEMLNRQIQKEIWRIQDVMEGLRKNNPSRGTDTAKHRVAIGPSGTYSSNSPASPLSSASLTSPLSPFSLISGSQGSPTKPGPSEPKPSLEQSKKETQRAAAPCPTAEGLQSRQEQEAEKQAALNKVGIVPPRTKSPTEEEVVPTTGMLRRNGNGMANGLGSRERPKSAVFANDTKVKMSVEEQIDRMKRHQSGSMKEKRRSLQLPGSQQPDTPGTKAPASYKVVRRHRSIHEVDISDLEAALRSDDPSKVHETPREEIARLRKMELEPQHYDVDINKELSTPDKVLIPERYIELEPDTPLSPEEMKEKQKKVERIKTLIAKSSLQNVIPLGEGEVDAPQDPETQLQEQEKRIEISCALAAEASRRGRMLSAQCATPSPPTSPASPTPPTNPLSSEPSRVADCSHFMRV; encoded by the exons ATGTCAagcaaagcaggcagcaagcGCCTGGcgaacagcagcagcagcagcgagccCTCCAACCACACCATGGTGACGGAGGTGGCCTCGGAGCGGCCCGGAGGCCGGGTGCGTGCGCAGGTCCAGGTGCCACAGCGGGTGACAACGGAGCAGCCGGGGAGCAGGGCCCCCACCCGGGCACTGAGCGCATCCTCTCCCCCTCTGCAGGCGTCGCGCTCCTCCCGCAAGGGCATCGCCTTCGGGAAGCGCTCCAACTCCATGAAGAGAAACCCCAACGCCGCCGTCACCAAAAGCGGCTGGCTCTACAAGCAG GCCAGCTCGGGGGTGAAGCAGTGGAACAAGCGCTGGTTTGTGCTGGTGGACCGCTGCCTCTTCTACTACAAAG ATGAGAAGGAGGAGAGCATCCTGGGCAGCATCCCCCTGCTCAGCTTCCGCGTGGCGGCCGTGCAGCCCTCTGACAACATCAGCAGGAAGCACACCTTTAAG GCCGAGCACGCCGGCATCCGGACGTACTTCTTCAGCGCTGAGAACACAGAGGAGCAGGAGTCCTGGATCCAAGCCATGGGCGAAGCTGCCCGGGTGCAGATCCCCCCGACCCAGAG ACACGAGAAGACGGACTCTGAGAACATCCCCCCCAgcaaacaccaccaccaccaccaccgtAACGCCGCACACCGCGAGCACCCCAAAGCCGACCCCGACGCCAAGACCCGGGGCGAAGGCGACGGCCGTGGCTCAGAGAAACTCGAGAGGAAACCAGAGAGGATGGAGAGCAAGAAGGAACCCTTGGCCAAAGCCAACGGCGTCGCCGGGCAGGATGTACCCTCCGAACCCGGCAGCCCTTACCCCGAAGCACCGCGGGTGCCGGCGAGCACAGAGCGGCCGCCCCAACCCAATGGTTGGCCCTACGCGTCCCCCAGCCGCCCCGGCAGCACCGCGTACCCCCCACCCGATGGGGAGAGCGCTGCCCACCGCCGCAGCTTCGCCCCCCGCACCAACCCCGAGAAGATCGCGCAGCGCAAGAGCTCCATGAcgcagctgcagcagtgggtgAACCTGCGCCGGGGCAACGTGCCCCCCGAGGAGCTGCGCAG ccccaccAGGTTTTACCCCGTGTCTCGCCGCGTGCCCGACTACTACCCCCCCTACTCACCCCAGTACCCCGAGGACCACCAGTACTACCCACCCGGCGTGCGCCCCGACAGCATCTGCTCCATGCCCGCCTACGAGCGGGTCAGCCCTCCGTGGGCGCTGGACGACAAGCGGCATTCCTTCCGCAACGGGGGTCCCTACCAGCTCCGGGAATGGAAGGAACACCCCGGATTCGCCCGGCAGGATGTCCCGGTCTGGCTCCCTGGTAGGCAATCGACTTATTTCGACGAGGTGGATGCTGCCTCGGGATCGTTGCGGAGGATGTCGCTGCAGCCCCGCTCCCGCTCCGTGCCCCGCTCGCCCAGCCAAGGATCCTACGGCCACACGCGGGTGTACTCCCCGGTGCGCTCGCCCAGCGCCCGCTTCGAGCGGCTGCCGCCCCGCGGAGAGGAGATTTATGCCGACCCCAGCACCTTCATGATGAGGAGATCCATCAGTTCTCCCAAG TATGACTTCCTGGGCGACAGGAGGCCCATCCCTGCAGGAATGTACCCCTACCACTACCCGGCATCCCCCACGGTCCACGACAAGATG GATGAACTTTTAGACCTTCAGTTGCAAAGAAACCTAGAGTATTTGGACCAGCAG ATGAGCGAGAGCGAAACCCTGATCAGTATGGTGAACAGGATGGTGGAGAGCTCCTCCCCTAGGGCTCAGCTCTACATGCAA GTGACGACGCCCTTCCCAGAAGCCTACAGGGAGACCCTGCACGCCTACAAGATAAGCGAGCAAGACACTGAT AAGCTGCTGGGGAAGCTCTGCGAGCAGAACAAAGTGCTGCGGGAGCAGGAGAGGCTGGTGCAGCAGCTCCGAGCAGAGAAG GAGAGTCTGGAGAGCGCCCTGATGGGGACGCACCAGGAACTGGAGATGTTCGGGAGCCAACCCGCCTACCCCGAGAAGCTGCTGCACAAGAAGGAGTCGCTGCAGAACCAGCTCATCAACATCCGCGTGGAGCTGTCGCAGGCCAGCACG GCCTTGGCCAACAGCACAGCTGAGTACGAGACCCTGGAGAGCGAGGTGTCCGCCCTGCACGACGACCTCTGGGAGCAGCTGAACCTGGACCTCCAG AATGAAATGCTCAACCGGCAGATCCAGAAGGAGATCTGGCGGATCCAGGACGTGATGGAGGGGCTGAGGAAGAACAACCCGTCCCGTGGCACCGACACCGCCAAGCATAGAG tgGCCATCGGCCCCTCGGGCACGTACAGCTCCAACAGCCCCGCCAGCCcgctgagctctgccagcctcACCAGCCCCCTGAGCCCCTTCTCCCTCATCTCTGGCTCCCAGGGCTCACCCACCAAGCCGGGTCCCAGCGAG CCCAAACCAAGCTTGGAGCAAAGCAAGAAGGAGACGCAGCGAGCGGctgccccctgccccactgctgaggggctgcagagccggcaggagcaggaggcagagaagcaaGCTGCCCTCAACAAAG tgGGCATTGTGCCGCCCCGAACCAAGTCCCCAacagaggaggaggtggtgcCCACGACGGGGATGCTGAGGAGGAATGGCAACGGCATGGCCAACGGGCTGGGCTCCCGG GAGAGGCCGAAGAGCGCCGTGTTTGCCAATGACACGAAGGTGAAGATGAGCGTGGAGGAGCAGATTGACCGCATGAAACGCCACCAGAGCGGCTCCATGAAGGAGAAGCGGcgcagcctgcagctgcccgGCAGCCAGCAGCCCGACACCCCCGGCACGAAGGCACCCGCATCCTACAAAGTG GTGCGCCGGCACCGCAGCATCCATGAGGTGGACATCTCCGACCTGGAGGCAGCGCTGCGCTCCGATGACCCCAGCAAGGTGCACGAGACGCCCCGGGAGGAGATCGCCCGGCTGCGCAAAATGGAGCTGGAGCCACAGCACTACGACGTGGACATCAACAAGGAG CTGTCCACGCCGGACAAAGTCCTCATCCCCGAGCGGTACATCGAGCTGGAGCCCGACACGCCACTCAGCCCCGAAGAGATGAAGGAGAAGCAAAAGAAGGTGGAAAGGATAAAGACCCTCATTGCCAAGTCCAG CCTGCAGAACGTCATCCCCCTGGGTGAGGGGGAGGTGGATGCCCCCCAGGACCCTGAAAcgcagctgcaggagcaggagaagaGGATAGAGATCTCATGTGCACTGGCTGCCGAGGCATCCCGCCGGGGCCGCATGCTCTCGG CTCAATGCGCTACCCCAAgccctcccacctccccagcCTCCCCGACTCCACCGACCAACCCCCTCTCGTCTGAACCATCCCGGGTCGCCGACTGCAGCCATTTTATGCGTGTCTGA